The Acomys russatus chromosome 27, mAcoRus1.1, whole genome shotgun sequence genome includes the window GGAGCTGATTAAGAACTCCAATTATCAAATAATGGATGTAATTTTTCTTGGATTCCTAAGAACTTTAAAAAGTACCACACTATATATCTACAGtttttataaactattttataaagaatataaCTGGACTAGTTTGAGGAATATATATTATGCAATACCCCTCAGCAAATTAAGCCAAATGATGGTGTTTCATTACACCCAGTTCTTACGGAATAATGACGCTGGTGCATCGATCCAAAGACTCATTGATAATTTGCTTATCATAAATAtcaatggaggaaggaaggactgcATGTGCAAAGATCATGGCTATTATAGTTGTAAAGCTAGCTCTTTCAAACTCTTACCATAGAGCCTTAGTCTTGTAAAACCACTCAgtccctctgcctcagcacctCAAACATACAGTTGGAAGTATTGGTTTCATGTTGAGGAGTCagttcaaaaagaaagagaatatctgAGAAAAATCTTTCTAGAGAGAcacctttgaaatatttttaatgtgttttaatgGTAAAGCATTAACCATGGATATTATCATAAAAtatgggtcttgcctagagtaGAGtcaataaatgatatttttatgcaTACCTAATTCACTGCTTCCCATTTAATCTTCAATAAATTCCATAatatactacttttttttttgagacagggtctctctgtgttatccttggctgtcctggaatagttttgtagagcaggctggccttgaactcacagtgatctgcctgcctctgcctcccaagtggtgggattaaaggcatgaaccactatgCCAGGCTAATATACTACTCCTTAAAAATATGAGTCTCAGTAATCACAAGGGtagattttcctgtttcttcccagAATGTTACTCATTATGATTGACTAAATTACTGTTTTGTAAAGAAATTGTTTCTATATACTGATACTTTGTTGACTCATTTAATCAAACATATGTTGTGAGagcatttttatcatttaaaatctaAAGTAAGATTTATTTAGTAGCTCCGATGCTGACTGTCACAGCAACTATACACACAGAAATTAGCTTCTCTGTGACATTACTTTGAAATGAAACCTGTTACAATTGTTGACCATTGGGCCATTTAGCTAgtggtgtttgttttctgtagtttTCTCTGTGAGTATCCAGGGGCTGCTTCACCGCTTCCCACTCTCACATTTCTCTCCTAAAGTATTTGCTCAGCTTCACTGGGAAGTCCTGTCTTTGGTAGGCTCCAGCTTCCCCTACAGAGCCCTTCTGAGTTACCCTGTTGGAGAAGCTTCTTGGGGATACACGTCACCCTGACCTGAAACGGCTAGTGTAGCCCGTGCTTCTAAGAAAACAGGGAAATACACAACCTAATTTTATAATCTATTTGCCTCCTAAAGGCCAGTAAATATTATTTCCTTCcctatttttgtaaaaattattattcatgGCACACTCaataattttctttccattctttgaACATGAAACTAAGATCAGGATGTCTCAAAATGGAAACTAGGTAATATCATGTCTTCTTAAAACAGTTTCAAGTTAATCCACATAATCCATTCTCCTTTGTTTAGAGACTTCCTTATTAGGAAGTTCACAGTTATGcacaagtatttttaaatcttCCCAACAACTGTTTAAAAGTTTTTATGATAGACCCATAGATGTCCAAGCTAGAGTTTCCTTTGCTCTCCTTAATTAAGTGCTTGGTATTTTCTCTCCATCTTGAAAGTTGAGAAAGTATAATTAACACTGTGACAAATTGTTTTAAGTGCTATGTTTGAGAAAGAGCATCAATTAGCAGTTAACATCAATATTGATGATGTCTATGtgaaaattgtgaaaaaaaaagtcttcctacATGTAAGAAAATGATTCTTTGTGTTTGCTAATGTAATCCTGTTGCAAAGTACAGTATGATAATAACCTTAGCATTTTATTTCCTAAGTAAGAAAAGATTACATGTGAGAAAAACTCAACtatttatagtatataatatCTTAAAGGAAAATAGTATCATAAGTTCGGTTTCATTAGTTCAACAAAATGAAGCTTGGCAACCAAAGGAAGTATTAACATAAGTAGAAAACGGTGGAATTAAACCAACACTATAtgatgcaatgtgtgtgtgtgtgtctgtgtgtgtgtgtatgtgtgtgtatggatgcacTTTGCTTATATATTCAAACTGTATTTAACAACATAATACAACATTCAGTTTCTTAACTTAAGTCAAAATAATGTAGATTTTTATTAGGAGCTCTTATCAGTTTTGTGTTTACATAAATTATATGGATGATATATGTAGGATATTTAAATAATTCACttgatatgtattttttaaaaagtttctgtgTAGTAGATTAATGATGTCCAGTtgagcacatgaaataaaatatgctttgctATTGCATGTGTGGGATCAATAAGACTTGGCATAATAAGTCTGAGATCAAACTCATCCAGTAGTAATCAGTCAAACAAAGAGGAACTTCAGACAGAAATTCCTGATAGGTTATAATTTTTCAGCTTAGACATAAAAATTAAGGACTAACTGAGGGAACATGTAAGGTAAAAATAACAGTGTTTAAAGAAGAAACTTGGAAACTTAGAGCAACATTTCATCATGGCTTAGCAGGAGGCCACTTCTTAAGTCCGTGGCATGAAGAGCAGCAAAGGAGTCTGGGATTTAAGAGGCCAACGCCTTTGGGGTGGGAGTAGTGGATAAACCAACTGGAAGTCTAAGGGCTCtcccagagaagagaaagaatggaagtaaacaggaagtaaacAGATGAGAAAACGAATAGAAAAACATAGACTGGACAAACAAAAGTGTTAAAGATGAGTGCTGTGAAGAAACAGCTCCAGGGCAAAATAGGAAATGGAAAAGGatcccggaaaaaaaaaaaaaaaaaaaaaaaaaagggaagggaagggaagataaACAAACCGGAAATAGAAAAATGAGTCAGGAAGatgttataaagaaaaacagacaggagGAAACAGCATAAGAAAGATGAAGGCGTTACAGCAGGGATATGCCAAGGATCCTCTTTTGAACCTTAGACCTCAAAATCAGCTATTTTGAGTAGATAAAATCAGCTATATAAGCCAACAGGTTGATACCGGTCAAGACCGCCACTGCCACTTGGCGGTCCCAGTTACACACTGAGTAGGGAGTTCTATAATGACAATTCAAACCCATTAAATGATTGGACGAGATACCAAACCCCTCACCAAACTGGTACACAGGCCACAGGACAATGGCGGTGGTGTATAAGAGGACAGACAGGAAAGCTATGCTCGTCAAGAAAGTCGGAAAGGGGATGATACAATGTCCCAGATTCAGCAGGATGGCCACCATGGTTAGGATGAAACATATGATATAGACGCCCACGCACCACTCCAGGGCTGATATATGCATGTAAAGTTGTGGGTTGTTGATGAAGACAAAGATGAGGCAGCCTACGAAAGATTCAACAATCTTGAGCAGCCCCGACACAGTGGCCATGTAGCTAGGGATCTCACCAGGCCTTGCCAGAGTCCAGGTCACTTCTGTCGCATAAGCCACACAGGAGACGCAGGAGATGACAGTGGCTCTAATAGCCTGTGTTCTGGGGTATCCATAAGCCATGAACCGCACATAGGTGGTCGAATAGATGATGGAAGAAGACAGACTGAAGAGGAAACCATAGCAGGCACAGGTGATGGGGAATTCCAGCCATGACTTGGCGTAGCGCCTCTGAAGTCTAGTCAACTCCACACTCAAGACCATCAGGGTCATGGCGAAGCAGAAGCACCAGGAGAACAGGCACCAGCTGCCCAAGGTGCCCTTCCAGGCACCTACGTAGAGCACTAGTGAGAAAGCCAGGCAGGTAGATGACAGCTGCAGCAGACGGATAAGGCCCAACGGCCGGACCAGCACCCGAGGGGACCCTACGATAGTCAATGACTCCAGTCCTGGGGTTACCGAGTTCGTGATGACGGTGCGAGTCACTTTGACTGGAGTGTCAGCCATCTATGTTGAGGACCTGATGGAGAAAGTTCAGGATTGTGAAGAGAGATTGGATCGCAAACTGGAAAGAGACGGGTTAGAATCCGTTCCCAGACTGAGGCTTCTGAAGCTGCTCATGCCGTTGGCCTTGAAAAGCTCCTCAAAGTGAAAGCGTATCTGTACTCCCTTGCTGTGTCTTAGGCAGTTATGTGTGTTTTAAAGGCGGTAGGTGTAGGGGTAGGCAGTACGTAGTATACTTCccctttaagttaaaaaaaattccccaaactCTGGCGGTCAATAATTTATAGCATCGACTTGAGGCTTTAAGTACAGGTTTTCAGTACCTAGATCCCACCTGACTTGAAAATGGCtcaagagtttttttgtttttttgttttttttttttttttatcaggctTACTGAAATCTCCCTGTCCTAAAGGAAGGAAGACATGGACTGATGCCTTTGCTCCGTACTCTCTTCTATGTatcaacagcaacagcaacaacaacagcaacaacaacaatacaacaaccacacacacacatatataacacacgcgcgcgcgcgcacgcacacacacacacacacacacacacacacacacacacacacacacacccctatgtgAAAAATGTACATTGTCAGCTCTGGTGTCCCCTGTCTCAATGTTAAAAATAGACGTGTTGCTGCCTTTAAAAGTTTTCtaaggctaccaagaaaagacttgatacctatgatcatatacagggggaggaggtccacctcagtcacagtcatagggcatgggagtgggaaagcaggagggaaggaggaatgggaggatacaagggatgggataacaattgagatgtaatatgaaaaaattaacaaaatatattttaaaaaattttctaagACTTAGAGCctctcccccctttttaaaataaaagacgaTGACTAAGTAgcctcattattattttaatagttttttgaGATACGAACCTGATATGTAGCTAACACTGGTCTTCAACTTTTGATTCCTGtctctgggattacagctgttCCTTTGTGCTGCTCTTGTAGCCTTATTTTTCAATAAggaagtttcctttttaaatacatatgtattatattatattgttgcattttatattttctttttttaaattagtttactTATTCCttttacatctcagttgtaaCCTCTCCATCTTCTTCTGACAGActcaccctccctcactcttcacCTATCTCCTTCCCCTGTTCCTCAGGGAACgggagtgccccccccccccccgccagaacCTAAGCAGGCAAGCTCATCCAGTCCCATCAGGACCGAGGaaatcctcttctcctgtggcctggtgaagCAGGTGCACCAAGGAGAGGTCATCAAAAAGCCAGCAACAGATTCTTTGTCAAAGATAGCTCCCTAAGCCCTtatcaggggacccacatgaagccggAGCTGCCCAGTGACTAATTACTGTTAATGCAcgaaaaaataaaacttttaagatTGATAACAATGACCTACATGAGGATATTTTAGTTTGCTTTATAGTTCCATAAGCAAGATATATAGAATATGCTTACAGAGATAAACCTTTGTGATGAAGGGAGCTTCTCTTATCTTTTGcttgagggctgaagagatggctcacaaccaaataatactattttttcctaaacaaaatattaaatatgtttcaATTATATAAGAGTAAGAGATAAAAACTTGTCCCCGTGTATGTGTCACTTGTGTTCTCATGGTGTCCAGTCCTGGCAAGTGTCAGGATACCTACTTGCCTGTGTCTTTCAAACTGAATTTATAAAAATAGTTCAACCTTTAAATGTCTGAGGCTGACAAAATTTCCTGGAATATTAAGTATACATACAGCTAAGTAGTATATGGAATATTTTTAGGGCCTATGAAGATTTTTATATCTGTATAATTTTCATATAAGCTGGGCATGCAAATAATACCTTTCAGAGAGAATGCATATGTGAATGACTACACAGTTTTATGTGTGGCAAAAATCATAAGTCAAATTCCTTACTGATGAAGCCGTTTCTCTACTTGACAACTGTTGAAGACATCTGAAAAACCCCATGAATATTAAGGCACTGTTCACCAGCACATTTGGCACTTAGAAGTCAGGCAAATAGAACTCATGAAATATGAAAGGAGTGTGCCATGTCGCTTTGTGGAAAATATTGCCATTAAGATGATGTACGGAGAAATTCACACCTTCATCTGCTGGGAGTACTCAACAGTATTTTCAATCAACTGTATTGATTGATACTTGCTTTGATAGCGTTGCCACTGGtttatgctttccttttcttccagatTTAAGTGGTCCCAAAGCTAAGGTTATGTGAGAGACTaatgttatttttgtatttatcttttaaacACAGAACTATGCCTTTCCTGGTATTGTAATCATTAATATATTACCCTTTATACCAGCTACCAGTAATAAGAcaggtgtattttttttaatttaattaatttattcagattatatctcaattgttattccatcacttgtatcctcttgttccctcctccctcccgctttcaccttattccccttccctaggtctatgactgagggggacctcctcccccacttcatggtcataggctatcaagtctcatcttggtagcctgcgtattctttctctgagtgccaccaggtctccccactaagggaaaatggtcaaatatggggcaccagagttcatgtcagagtcagttcccgctctccacacagttgtggagaatgtcctgtccattggctagatctgagaagaggTTCAGGGCTTAtgcttgtactgtccttggttgctgcGGAAGTTTGAGCAGACGCCCTTGGACCCTGATcaacctgtcatgatgttcttcttgtaggtttttaggactctctgggtccttctatttccccattcttctgtATTTCTCTCACCAGgatctcaataggatatcctcacatctattccaatctcctgataagtgaagacttttatgggacatgccttttgggccagtgccaattataagtgagtgtataccatgtgagcctttctacttctgggttaactcactcatttttaattccatccattttcccacaaatttcatgatttcctcgttcttaatagctgagtagtattccatggtgtacatataccacagttcctttatccatttttcaactgagggacatttgtttccaggttttggctattataaataaggctgctaagaaccGAGTTGAggatatgttcttgttgtgtggtggagcatcttctgtgtatattccaaagagtagaatagctgtgtcttgaggaaacTCTATTCCCAATGTTCCTgaaaaagcgccagatagatttccaaagtgattgtacaagtttgcattctcaacagcaatgaaggagtgctcctctttctccatatccttgccagcatgtggtgtcacttgagtttttgggaCAGGTGTATTCTTATGCACATGCTCTATTGAAAGATTTCTATTGCACCTTGGGCTCTGAAAATCCAGGTTTCTTATTAATGTTACCTTATAATGCTAGTGTCAGGAACTATTGGTCCGGCTTAGTGACACGGTGCATttgttaattattcttttttttttttttaatttatttattcttgttacatcacaatgtttatcccatcccttgtatcctcccattcttccctccctcccattttccccttattcccctcccctatgactcttcctgtgggggattacctccccctgtatatgctcatagggtatcaagtctcttcttggtaacctgctgtccttcctctgagtgccaccaggtctccccctccaggggacatggtcaaatgcgaggcaccagagtacgtgagaaagtcatatcccactctccactcaactgtggagaatgttctggccattggctagatctgggtagaggtttaaagtgtaccgcctgtattgtccttggctggtgccttagtatgagcgggacccctgggcccaaatctgcctatcataatgctctacttgtaggtttctaggaccctctggatccttctactttgctattctcccatgcttctctcatctaaagtcccaataggatgtcctcccctctgtcccagtttcctggtaactgaaggctttcgtgggacatgccccttgggctggtatgcagatataagtgagtatataccatttgagtctttctgcttctgggttaactcactcattatgatcatttctagttcaatccatttgtccacaaatttcgggaattccttatttttaatagctgagtactattccatagtgtatatgtaccacagtttctttatccattcttctactgagggacacttaggctgtttccatgttctggctgttagaataaggctgctatgaacatggttgagcaaattttcttgttgtgtgctgaagcatcttctgggtatattccaaggagtggaatagctgggtcttgaggaagccctattcccatttttcttagatagcacaagatagatttccaaagtggctgtactagtttgcattcccaccagcaatgaaggagtgttcctctctcctcacatcctcgccagcatgtggtgctgcttgaattttttatcttagccattctgatgggtgtaagatggaatctcagagttgttttgatttgcatttccctgatgactaaggaggttgatcatttctttaagtgtttctcagccatttgttaaCTATTCTTGAAAGCTTGACTTTCACTTAACATACAAAATCTTACATCCCAACCTTTAAGAGCAAAGCaattcatttctcttctctttagttTATGGTACTTTGAAATATCAAATACAGAATTCTTATTCTAAAAGACAAATGCAAAtaccacatttaaaaatttaacattttgagAATGTGGAAAATTATACTGCCTATTAATAATTACATTATTATAACTATTTGATACTATTTACCTtagcatttcttttctaaaatattctataacattttaaaatatacgaTGTGAAGCAaaattattgtatgtatgtatgtatgtatgtattttatttatttttggcttttagagacagagattctctgtgtagccttggccatcctggacttgctttgtagaccaggctgcctgcaACAGACAGTGATCCAACTGACTCACCtccccctgagtgctgtgattaaaagcatgtgccaccacacccagctaattattttccttttaattcaaagaaaatgttacctCTGCTGCATCAAGAGATATAGAAGATATGAAGTATCATTTTCTCTAACTCTCCTGTtgtgttctgtagtacagctacCCCTTCTTGTTTCAACTAAGGCATCAGAATTACAGAAAACATACACTCCTTTCTTaatcagtggttcttaacctgtggatTGAGACCCATTTTGAAGTTGAACTACCTTTTCACATGGGTCGCCTAAGAACCTTGGAAAACacttatatttacattataacccataacagtagcaaaatcaccgTTATtccatagcaatgaaaataattatatgcttgggggtcaccaaaGCATAAGGAACAATAATAAAGCATAACATCTTTAGGGAGGTCAAGAACTACTGttctaaatggactcagtaggctATACATTTGTGTAAAAttataaacacagagaaatatatattaaatatcaatAGTAACTAAAAAAGAAGAGGTTATATATTTAGGAGCGAGAAAGTGAGGGTAAGACACAGGAGGTttcaagtaaataaatttaagaatagcaaataaatattttgcttGAAGTAAATTTTTAGAATTCAGTGTTCTTATTCCATTATTAAATGGAAGCAGAGaaattatatatagagagagttaTCATGTATGATTTTCAGCAGTAAACTCACTGTTTCCATCCCTATGCAGGGCAGGCTCATGTGTGTGGTGACATTGCATGTTACTACACATCTCCAAAGTACACACAGAGATAGAAATTcactatctctgcctctctcttcttcccctggcCCCTCGCTCTCTAACTCATATACccataaaattttcattaaaatatatgtcATTAAATTATAGTTGATTTGCTTTTTTGTGTTATTAAAGCAACAATTCAGTATAATTCATCACTACAtactttttgtattttgttttgttttgcctttttgtttgtttggtggttttttttcccccaagacagggtttttctgagcAATGTTGGCTGTACTAAAATTTGTTCCGTAAATTAGGTTGgtctcagggatctgcctgcctctgccttctgattaAAGGCGTTCATCATCGCCACCTGCCTCATGATTGCATTCTAAATATACACTCTTATATCCATAAATAAATGGAGATCTTactttcatcaaagaagcttctcatAGCAGCAGGCAGAGATAGTTAGGGAAAGCCACAACTTGTCAAAATACAAAGTTTAACTGGCCATAGGTTGCCTGACCAAAGTTATTAAATCTAGAGCCGACTCCCTCTGCAAGCTCTGGAAATATTTTGGAAAAGGACATTAAAAGTGTGCAAGAACCAGAAGATCAGAGCAAATAC containing:
- the LOC127210111 gene encoding myeloid-associated differentiation marker-like, encoding MADTPVKVTRTVITNSVTPGLESLTIVGSPRVLVRPLGLIRLLQLSSTCLAFSLVLYVGAWKGTLGSWCLFSWCFCFAMTLMVLSVELTRLQRRYAKSWLEFPITCACYGFLFSLSSSIIYSTTYVRFMAYGYPRTQAIRATVISCVSCVAYATEVTWTLARPGEIPSYMATVSGLLKIVESFVGCLIFVFINNPQLYMHISALEWCVGVYIICFILTMVAILLNLGHCIIPFPTFLTSIAFLSVLLYTTAIVLWPVYQFGEGFGISSNHLMGLNCHYRTPYSVCNWDRQVAVAVLTGINLLAYIADFIYSK